The Pseudomonas sp. TH06 genome has a window encoding:
- a CDS encoding DUF1161 domain-containing protein: MKRIGLAILCSALATSVLADPKNCEELRKEIEVKIQANAVPSYTLEIVSKEEAAKHDIAMVVGTCDNGTKAIIYQKNGD, from the coding sequence ATGAAACGTATTGGCTTGGCGATTCTCTGCAGTGCTCTGGCCACTTCGGTTCTTGCCGACCCCAAAAACTGCGAAGAGCTCAGGAAAGAGATTGAGGTCAAGATCCAGGCGAACGCCGTGCCGTCCTACACGCTGGAAATTGTCAGCAAGGAAGAAGCCGCAAAACATGACATCGCCATGGTCGTCGGCACCTGCGACAACGGCACCAAAGCGATCATCTATCAGAAGAATGGTGACTGA
- a CDS encoding aminopeptidase, with protein sequence MIRPLPSHGLLDRVFRILFPGVMLLLLNGCSSVSYYSQLASGQWQLLRAREPVTKVIADPARDAKLRTHLAQSQKSRAFASEHLHLPDNQSYRLYADIGRPFVVWNVFATAEFSLSPQNHCFPIAGCVAYRGYYSQSAARGEAAIQRLQGMDVSIGGVEAYSTLGWFNDPILNSMMGWGDERLATLIFHELAHQRFYVKDDTEFNESFATFVEQEGTRQWRAFRGLPADNDSKLKQRDQFIELVLDTRSRLETLYAQPLPVEQMRERKAAAFEQFRRDYRLMRDSQWSGDKRYDAWVNAPLNNARLLPFGLYDQWVPAFSALFRQVGGDWLRFYAEVERLGELPVIERKAALKILADPDS encoded by the coding sequence TTGATCAGGCCGCTTCCAAGCCATGGGTTACTTGATCGCGTTTTTCGGATTTTGTTTCCGGGTGTGATGCTTTTGCTGCTCAACGGTTGTTCCAGCGTCAGCTATTACAGCCAGTTGGCCAGTGGTCAGTGGCAGTTATTGCGGGCGCGGGAGCCGGTGACCAAGGTGATCGCCGATCCGGCCCGCGATGCAAAACTGCGTACGCATCTGGCCCAGTCGCAAAAGTCCCGTGCGTTTGCCAGCGAGCATCTGCACCTGCCGGATAACCAGAGTTATCGCCTGTACGCCGACATCGGCCGGCCATTTGTGGTGTGGAATGTGTTCGCCACGGCGGAGTTTTCCCTGAGCCCGCAAAACCATTGTTTCCCGATTGCCGGGTGCGTGGCCTATCGCGGCTACTACAGCCAGAGCGCGGCACGCGGTGAAGCGGCGATTCAGCGGCTGCAAGGCATGGACGTGTCGATTGGTGGCGTCGAGGCCTATTCGACGCTGGGCTGGTTCAACGATCCGATTCTCAATTCGATGATGGGCTGGGGCGATGAGCGACTGGCCACGCTGATCTTTCATGAACTTGCTCATCAGCGTTTTTATGTAAAGGACGACACCGAGTTCAACGAATCCTTTGCCACGTTTGTCGAGCAGGAAGGTACGCGGCAGTGGCGGGCGTTTCGCGGATTGCCGGCAGATAACGATTCAAAGCTCAAGCAGCGCGATCAATTCATCGAGTTGGTGCTCGACACACGTTCACGACTGGAAACGTTGTATGCGCAGCCGTTGCCCGTGGAACAGATGCGCGAGCGCAAGGCAGCAGCCTTCGAGCAGTTCCGCCGGGACTATCGGCTGATGCGGGACAGTCAGTGGTCCGGGGACAAGCGTTATGACGCCTGGGTGAATGCGCCGCTGAACAATGCACGGTTGTTGCCGTTTGGACTGTATGACCAGTGGGTGCCGGCGTTTTCGGCGTTGTTCAGGCAGGTTGGCGGGGATTGGCTGCGGTTTTATGCCGAGGTGGAGAGGTTGGGGGAGTTGCCGGTGATTGAGCGTAAAGCGGCTTTGAAAATATTGGCAGATCCAGACAGTTGA
- a CDS encoding HAD family hydrolase, giving the protein MHYQTVLFDLDGTLTDPREGITRSIQFALGKLGIDEPDLTKLEHFIGPPLLQAFMQFYGFDEAKAWEAVNFYRERFKVTGLYENRVFEGVTPLLETLSGQGRQLYIATSKPWVFAREIARHFDFAKHFKVIYGSELDGTRTNKVELIAHLVTEEGLDPAATLMIGDRKHDLIGARSNGLDAAAVGYGFGSFEELNAEAPAYHFETLAELHQAFLQR; this is encoded by the coding sequence ATGCATTACCAGACCGTACTGTTCGACCTCGATGGCACCCTGACCGACCCGCGTGAGGGCATCACCCGTTCCATCCAGTTCGCCCTCGGCAAGCTTGGCATCGACGAGCCGGATCTGACCAAACTTGAACACTTCATCGGCCCGCCATTGTTGCAGGCGTTCATGCAGTTTTACGGATTCGACGAGGCCAAAGCCTGGGAAGCGGTGAATTTCTATCGTGAGCGCTTCAAGGTCACCGGACTGTACGAGAACCGTGTGTTCGAAGGCGTCACGCCGCTGCTCGAAACTCTCAGCGGGCAAGGGCGGCAGCTGTATATCGCAACGTCCAAACCCTGGGTGTTCGCCCGCGAGATTGCCCGGCACTTCGACTTTGCCAAACACTTCAAGGTGATCTACGGCAGTGAACTGGATGGCACGCGGACCAACAAAGTTGAGTTGATTGCGCATCTGGTGACGGAGGAAGGACTGGATCCCGCCGCTACTTTGATGATCGGCGACCGCAAGCATGACCTGATCGGGGCGCGCAGCAACGGGCTGGATGCGGCGGCGGTGGGGTATGGATTTGGCAGTTTTGAAGAGTTGAATGCCGAGGCGCCGGCTTATCACTTTGAAACGCTGGCCGAGTTGCATCAGGCGTTTTTGCAGCGCTGA